In Flavobacterium sp., a single window of DNA contains:
- a CDS encoding type IX secretion system membrane protein PorP/SprF translates to MRTKLFFFVIMFVTLCGYAQQDAQYTQYMYNPINVNPAYAGSRGALSIFGLYRTQWVGLDGAPETASFSVNTPINNSRLGVGLSFVNDKIGPTNENTISADISYTIQTSPDFKLSFGLKGTANLFNLDINKLNPENQNDPQFQDLDSKFSPNIGAGIYWHSPKAYIGLSVPNFIETNRYDDNDIAIYKEKINYYLMGGYVFDLDKLEYVKFKPAALVKMVEGAPLQVDVSANFMFFEKFVAGVSYRWSASISAIVGFQITDGLYLGYGYDRETTNLNNYNSGSHEIYLRYEFLKNSSKMTTPRFF, encoded by the coding sequence ATGAGAACAAAATTATTTTTCTTCGTCATTATGTTTGTAACCCTTTGTGGTTATGCACAACAAGATGCACAGTATACTCAGTATATGTACAATCCAATTAATGTAAATCCGGCCTACGCAGGTTCGCGAGGTGCATTGAGTATATTTGGATTATACAGGACTCAGTGGGTAGGTTTAGATGGGGCTCCGGAAACTGCTAGTTTTTCTGTCAACACACCAATAAATAACAGCCGATTAGGAGTTGGACTCTCTTTTGTAAATGATAAAATTGGCCCTACTAATGAAAACACAATATCAGCAGATATTTCATATACAATTCAAACATCTCCTGATTTCAAACTTTCATTTGGTTTAAAAGGAACTGCCAATTTATTCAATTTAGACATTAATAAACTAAATCCGGAGAATCAAAACGATCCTCAATTTCAGGATTTAGACAGTAAATTTTCACCTAATATTGGTGCCGGAATTTACTGGCACTCACCTAAAGCCTATATAGGTTTATCTGTTCCAAATTTTATTGAAACAAACAGATACGATGACAACGACATAGCCATTTACAAAGAAAAAATCAATTATTATTTAATGGGAGGTTATGTATTTGATCTTGATAAATTAGAGTATGTAAAGTTCAAACCGGCCGCTTTAGTTAAAATGGTTGAAGGAGCGCCGCTTCAGGTAGATGTCTCTGCTAACTTTATGTTTTTCGAAAAATTTGTAGCCGGGGTTTCGTACAGATGGAGTGCATCCATAAGTGCGATAGTGGGTTTTCAAATTACAGACGGACTTTATTTAGGATATGGTTATGACCGAGAGACCACAAACTTAAATAATTACAATTCAGGATCGCATGAGATTTATCTGCGCTACGAATTCTTAAAAAACAGCAGCAAAATGACAACTCCTCGTTTCTTCTAA
- a CDS encoding OmpA family protein, translated as MKNFTLLCLIILDIFCGYSQQSKIKSGNKNYDNYAYVDAIKTYERVANKGYKSEDLFKKIGNSYYFNSKFEGSAKWYDELFSVNPSPEAEYYYRYAQSLKATGQTNKANKILSEFNAKYKNDSRAKLYRNNVNYLDKIKANSGRYNIENAGINSKYSDYGTFIYNNKIYFASARDTGNFTKRKHKWTGEYFTNIYDANADTKTDTTSKVNKIRSTVNSRFHESTIVFTKDGNTVYFTRNNFADGKKGKDANKVTLVKIYKAKLENGKWTNVEALPFTSDNYSTAHPALSPDEKTMYFASDMPGSLGQSDLYKVSIDGNGVYGTPQNLGKDINTEGKETFPYVTSENEIYFASDGHPGLGGLDVFVGQIETDGSISDIQNLGNDINSPKDDFAYIIDPVTRRGYFSSNKDGGLGSDDIYKFLETKRLKCVQELNGVVTDAETGAVLPGTKLTLYDGMQRIKNSTVADSNGQYDFAVECGKNYSVRAEKPEYSTKEVNVSIPETSGKTSLPIALEKSICKVTIGDNLGKCFGIRMIYFDLDKSNIRPEAALDLEKILDVLNQNPTMKLDIRSHTDSRASHQYNQSLSDRRAKSTVNWLIENGIARERLTGRGYGETELVNECSDDVNCTEEQHQMNRRSEFIITGL; from the coding sequence ATGAAAAATTTTACTCTTCTTTGTTTAATAATTCTTGATATTTTCTGCGGTTACTCACAGCAGTCAAAAATAAAATCGGGTAACAAAAACTACGACAATTATGCCTATGTTGATGCTATTAAAACCTATGAACGCGTCGCAAATAAAGGATATAAGTCTGAGGATTTATTTAAGAAAATAGGCAACTCATACTATTTTAATTCAAAATTTGAAGGTTCGGCAAAATGGTATGATGAACTCTTTTCTGTAAACCCATCTCCGGAAGCCGAGTATTATTACAGATATGCTCAATCACTTAAAGCAACCGGACAGACTAATAAAGCAAATAAAATCCTAAGTGAGTTTAATGCTAAATATAAAAACGATTCAAGAGCAAAACTTTATCGAAATAATGTAAATTATCTCGATAAGATAAAAGCAAATTCTGGTCGTTACAACATAGAAAATGCAGGCATTAACTCTAAATATTCAGATTACGGAACTTTTATTTACAACAATAAAATATATTTTGCTTCTGCCCGAGATACCGGAAATTTCACTAAAAGAAAACACAAATGGACAGGCGAGTATTTTACCAATATTTATGATGCCAATGCGGATACTAAAACCGATACTACATCAAAAGTAAATAAAATCAGATCTACTGTAAACTCAAGATTTCATGAATCTACAATTGTATTTACCAAAGACGGCAATACCGTATATTTTACCCGAAACAATTTTGCAGATGGAAAAAAAGGAAAAGATGCCAATAAAGTTACTTTGGTAAAAATTTACAAAGCAAAACTTGAAAACGGAAAATGGACAAATGTAGAAGCCCTGCCTTTTACAAGTGACAACTACAGTACGGCACATCCGGCTTTGAGTCCAGATGAAAAAACAATGTATTTCGCATCTGATATGCCAGGATCACTTGGCCAATCTGATTTATACAAAGTAAGCATTGATGGTAATGGCGTTTATGGAACTCCACAAAACTTAGGAAAAGACATTAATACCGAAGGAAAAGAAACTTTCCCTTATGTAACCAGCGAAAATGAAATTTATTTTGCTTCAGATGGACATCCCGGACTTGGAGGACTTGATGTATTTGTTGGTCAAATTGAAACCGACGGATCAATAAGTGATATCCAAAACTTAGGAAATGATATTAATTCGCCGAAAGATGATTTTGCCTACATAATAGATCCTGTTACAAGAAGAGGCTATTTTTCATCAAACAAAGATGGCGGTTTGGGTTCTGATGATATATACAAGTTTTTAGAAACCAAACGATTAAAATGTGTTCAGGAATTAAACGGAGTAGTTACAGATGCCGAAACAGGAGCTGTACTTCCGGGAACTAAACTTACTCTGTATGATGGTATGCAACGTATAAAAAATTCTACGGTTGCAGACTCTAACGGACAATATGATTTTGCCGTTGAATGTGGAAAAAACTATAGTGTAAGAGCTGAAAAACCCGAATATTCAACCAAGGAAGTCAACGTGAGTATACCAGAAACATCAGGAAAAACAAGTCTTCCGATTGCACTTGAAAAATCAATCTGCAAGGTTACAATTGGTGATAATCTTGGAAAATGTTTCGGAATACGAATGATTTATTTCGATCTCGATAAATCGAATATTAGACCTGAAGCGGCATTAGATTTAGAGAAAATACTGGATGTTTTAAATCAAAATCCGACTATGAAACTTGATATCCGTTCGCATACCGACAGCAGAGCATCACATCAATACAATCAGTCATTATCAGACAGAAGAGCCAAATCAACTGTTAACTGGTTAATTGAAAATGGTATAGCAAGAGAACGATTAACCGGAAGAGGATATGGCGAAACCGAACTTGTAAACGAATGCTCTGATGATGTAAACTGTACAGAAGAACAGCATCAAATGAACAGAAGAAGTGAATTTATTATTACAGGTTTATAA
- a CDS encoding CAP domain-containing protein, whose amino-acid sequence MRKIMCAMVFIVMSVTMNSCSADSVEGNESSTSTAQLIADYNYNTSELETMQLINEYRLSIGLKALQTSNHISNKCEEHNQYMIANNVVNHNDFTARSNNIISVLGAKKVGENVAYNYKTSEAVLQAWLASPGHKENIEGDYTHFGISVTTDANGKKYYTNIFVKI is encoded by the coding sequence ATGAGAAAGATTATGTGCGCCATGGTGTTCATTGTGATGTCTGTCACAATGAACTCATGCTCTGCAGATAGCGTCGAGGGAAATGAAAGTAGTACTTCTACTGCACAGTTAATTGCTGACTATAACTACAATACATCCGAACTGGAGACCATGCAGTTAATAAACGAATACAGACTTAGTATTGGTTTAAAAGCTTTGCAAACAAGCAATCACATTTCTAACAAATGCGAAGAACACAATCAATATATGATTGCGAATAATGTTGTAAATCATAATGATTTTACAGCTCGTTCGAACAATATTATAAGCGTTCTTGGTGCCAAAAAAGTAGGCGAAAATGTGGCTTATAACTACAAAACATCTGAAGCTGTTTTACAAGCCTGGCTTGCTAGCCCGGGACACAAAGAGAATATCGAAGGCGATTATACTCATTTTGGTATTTCGGTTACTACAGATGCTAATGGGAAAAAATATTACACCAATATATTCGTAAAAATTTAG
- the pdxH gene encoding pyridoxamine 5'-phosphate oxidase — translation MSDLSNYRKSYEKSELLETNIPEDPINLFNRWFHEVEDFGGSGEVNAMTVSTIGLDGFPKSRVVLLKKFSEEGFIFYTNYDSEKGKAITANPNVCLSFFWQEMERQVIIKGIAQRTSEIISDNYFDSRPDGSKLGAIVSHQSEVIPSRTFLEENLKKLEAEFEGKPIPRPDNWGGFLVTPLQVEFWQGRPNRLHDRIRYTSQSDFSWKIERLSS, via the coding sequence ATGAGTGATTTAAGTAATTATAGAAAATCTTACGAGAAAAGTGAATTATTAGAAACCAATATTCCCGAAGATCCGATTAATCTTTTTAACAGATGGTTTCATGAAGTAGAAGATTTTGGCGGAAGCGGTGAAGTAAATGCCATGACCGTTTCGACAATTGGTCTGGATGGATTTCCTAAGTCTCGCGTGGTTTTATTAAAGAAATTTTCTGAAGAAGGTTTTATCTTTTATACCAATTACGATTCTGAAAAAGGAAAAGCTATTACGGCTAATCCAAATGTTTGCTTGTCATTTTTCTGGCAGGAAATGGAACGTCAGGTTATTATAAAAGGAATTGCACAGCGAACATCTGAAATTATTTCGGATAATTATTTTGATTCTCGTCCAGACGGAAGCAAACTTGGTGCGATTGTTTCTCATCAAAGTGAAGTAATTCCATCCAGAACATTTTTAGAAGAAAACTTAAAAAAACTGGAAGCTGAGTTTGAAGGAAAACCAATTCCACGTCCGGATAACTGGGGAGGATTTTTAGTAACACCACTTCAGGTAGAATTTTGGCAGGGAAGACCTAACAGGCTTCATGACAGAATTCGTTACACAAGCCAATCTGATTTTTCATGGAAGATTGAGCGTCTATCTTCTTAA
- a CDS encoding ribonuclease Z — protein sequence MKLTILGCYAATPRTLTNPTSQVLEIKNRLFLIDCGEGTQVQLRKNKIKFSKINHIFISHLHGDHLYGLIGTISTFSLLGRTTDLHIYGPKGIKELILLQLKLTESWTTYDLFFHELESKESEVIFEDNRVIVKTIPLKHRVYTNGYLFQEKPAERKLNVEAVQHYNIHVAYYQKIKNGGNVTLDDGTVIENEKLTFDPEPAKSYAFCSDTVYNEAVIPIIENVDVLYHESTFLDSEAKLAEKTLHSTAKEAATIALKANAKQLILGHYSTRYDGLEPFKKEAEEIFSNVLLADDGLSFEL from the coding sequence ATGAAATTAACCATACTTGGCTGTTATGCCGCAACTCCCAGAACGCTTACTAACCCCACTTCGCAGGTTTTAGAAATTAAAAACCGTTTGTTTTTAATTGACTGCGGCGAAGGAACTCAGGTACAGCTTCGAAAAAATAAGATTAAATTCTCAAAAATTAATCACATTTTTATTTCGCATCTTCACGGTGATCATCTTTATGGGTTAATCGGAACTATTTCAACTTTTTCTCTTTTGGGAAGAACTACCGATTTGCATATTTATGGCCCAAAAGGAATTAAAGAACTTATTCTTCTTCAATTAAAATTGACTGAATCCTGGACAACTTACGATTTGTTTTTCCACGAATTAGAGTCAAAAGAAAGTGAAGTTATTTTTGAAGATAATCGTGTTATTGTCAAAACAATTCCGCTAAAACATCGTGTTTATACGAATGGGTATCTTTTTCAGGAAAAGCCTGCTGAAAGAAAACTAAATGTAGAAGCTGTTCAGCATTATAATATTCATGTTGCTTATTACCAAAAGATTAAAAACGGAGGAAATGTTACTTTGGATGACGGAACTGTTATTGAAAATGAAAAACTGACTTTTGATCCTGAACCGGCAAAAAGTTACGCCTTTTGTTCTGATACAGTGTATAATGAAGCAGTAATTCCGATTATTGAAAATGTGGATGTTTTATATCATGAATCTACTTTTTTAGATTCGGAAGCTAAATTAGCTGAAAAAACACTGCATTCAACAGCAAAAGAAGCGGCCACTATTGCTTTAAAAGCCAATGCAAAACAATTAATTTTAGGACATTATTCTACTCGTTATGATGGTTTGGAGCCATTTAAGAAGGAAGCTGAGGAAATTTTTTCGAATGTGCTTTTAGCTGATGATGGTCTTAGTTTTGAGTTATAA
- a CDS encoding aspartate carbamoyltransferase catalytic subunit: MKELSVNHLLGIKYINENDINLIFETADHFKEVINRPIKKVPSLRDITIANIFFENSTRTKLSFELAQKRLSADVISFSAAQSSVKKGETLIDTVNNILSMKVDMVVMRHSNPGAAYFLSKNVKASIVNAGDGAHEHPTQALLDSYSIREKLGDVAGKKVVIVGDILHSRVALSNIYALQMQGAEVKVCGPKTLIPRYIESLGVTVEPNLRKALEWCDVANMLRVQNERMDVNFFPSTREYAQQYGVDKPLLDSLGKEIVIMHPGPINRGVEITSEVADSDYSVILNQVENGVAIRMAVIYLLASKIQ, translated from the coding sequence ATGAAAGAATTAAGCGTAAATCATTTATTAGGAATAAAATATATCAACGAGAATGATATTAACCTGATTTTTGAAACGGCAGATCATTTTAAAGAAGTCATTAACCGACCAATTAAAAAAGTTCCTTCATTACGAGATATTACCATTGCCAATATTTTCTTCGAAAACAGTACAAGAACCAAACTTTCCTTTGAATTAGCGCAGAAACGTTTATCTGCAGATGTGATCAGTTTTTCTGCAGCTCAGTCATCAGTTAAAAAAGGAGAAACTTTGATTGATACTGTAAACAATATCCTTTCGATGAAAGTGGATATGGTTGTAATGCGCCACTCCAATCCCGGAGCGGCTTATTTTTTATCTAAAAACGTTAAAGCCAGTATTGTAAATGCCGGAGACGGAGCGCACGAACACCCAACTCAGGCTTTGTTAGATAGTTATTCTATCAGAGAAAAACTAGGCGATGTTGCCGGAAAAAAAGTAGTTATTGTAGGCGATATTCTACATTCGAGAGTTGCCTTATCCAACATATATGCTTTACAAATGCAAGGCGCAGAAGTAAAAGTCTGCGGACCAAAAACATTGATTCCGAGATATATCGAATCACTTGGAGTTACGGTTGAACCGAATTTAAGAAAAGCTCTTGAATGGTGTGACGTTGCGAATATGCTTCGTGTACAAAACGAACGTATGGATGTGAATTTCTTCCCATCTACACGTGAATATGCACAACAATACGGAGTTGATAAACCGCTTTTGGATTCTCTTGGAAAAGAAATCGTAATCATGCACCCGGGACCAATCAACAGAGGAGTAGAGATTACTTCTGAAGTTGCAGATTCTGATTATTCTGTAATTCTAAATCAGGTTGAAAATGGTGTAGCGATTAGAATGGCGGTTATTTATCTTTTGGCTTCTAAGATTCAATAG
- the pyrR gene encoding bifunctional pyr operon transcriptional regulator/uracil phosphoribosyltransferase PyrR produces the protein MSQKVLLNSKEVTIILHRLACQLIEKHLDFSETILVGIQPRGVFLAERLKQILENEYQVPEISLGYLDITFFRDDFRRTEKPLEANKTQINFIVEDKKVIFIDDVLFTGRSIRSALTAIQSFGRPSEIELLVLIDRRFSRHLPIQPDYRGRQVDAINGEKVIVSWKENDGEDVVHLVTN, from the coding sequence ATGAGTCAAAAAGTATTACTTAATTCGAAAGAAGTTACTATCATACTCCATCGTTTGGCTTGTCAGTTGATCGAAAAACATCTTGATTTCTCTGAAACTATTTTAGTGGGAATTCAGCCAAGAGGCGTTTTTTTAGCTGAACGTTTAAAACAAATATTAGAAAACGAATACCAAGTTCCTGAAATTTCTTTGGGGTATTTAGATATTACTTTCTTTAGAGATGATTTTCGTAGAACTGAGAAACCACTAGAAGCTAATAAAACCCAAATCAATTTTATAGTCGAAGACAAAAAAGTCATTTTTATCGATGACGTTTTGTTTACAGGAAGAAGCATTCGTTCTGCCTTAACTGCCATTCAATCTTTCGGAAGACCTTCGGAAATTGAATTGTTAGTTTTAATAGACAGACGTTTCAGTCGTCATTTACCAATTCAGCCCGATTACAGAGGCCGTCAGGTAGATGCTATCAATGGTGAAAAAGTAATAGTGAGCTGGAAAGAAAATGACGGCGAAGATGTTGTTCACTTGGTGACAAATTAG
- a CDS encoding ABC-F family ATP-binding cassette domain-containing protein: protein MLTVNNLSVQFGKRILFDEVNTTFTHGNIYGVIGANGAGKSTFLKVISGDIDPTSGHIHLEPGKRMSVLNQNHNMFDEHTVLETVLMGNKVLYAVKKEMDELYLDYNDANADRIGELQVQFEEMNGWNADSDAAAMLSNLGITEADHYTLMSDMEGKMKVRVLLAQALFGNPDLLIMDEPTNDLDFETIAWLENFLANYENTVIVVSHDRHFLDAVCTHISDIDFGKINHYSGNYTFWYESSQLAAKQRAQQNKKAEEKKQELEEFIRRFSANVAKSKQATSRKKMISKLNIAEIKPSSRRYPAIIFDQDREAGDQILNVENLAASVDGEVLFKDVDLNMAKGDKIVLFSKDSRATTAFYEILNGEQKADSGTFDWGITTNQAYLPAENHKYFENDLTLVDWLRQYAKTEEERDEVFIRGFLGKMIFSGEEALKTSRVLSGGEKVRCMLSRMMMERANVLMLDEPTNHLDLESITAFNNSLKNFKGSVIFTTHDHEFAQTVGNRIVELTPNGVIDRYMTFDEYLDDEKIQEQRKKMYNL, encoded by the coding sequence ATGTTAACAGTCAATAATTTATCAGTTCAGTTTGGTAAAAGAATTTTATTCGACGAAGTAAATACTACGTTTACTCACGGAAATATTTACGGCGTTATTGGAGCAAATGGTGCAGGAAAATCTACTTTCTTAAAAGTAATTTCAGGTGATATTGATCCAACTTCTGGTCACATTCATTTAGAGCCGGGAAAACGTATGTCGGTTTTAAACCAGAACCACAACATGTTCGACGAGCATACTGTTTTGGAAACCGTTTTAATGGGAAATAAAGTTCTGTACGCTGTTAAAAAAGAAATGGATGAACTTTATTTAGATTATAATGATGCCAATGCAGACAGAATAGGTGAGTTACAAGTTCAGTTTGAAGAAATGAACGGATGGAACGCCGATTCTGACGCTGCAGCAATGTTATCTAACTTAGGAATCACAGAAGCAGATCATTATACTTTAATGAGCGATATGGAAGGAAAAATGAAAGTACGTGTGCTTTTAGCGCAGGCACTTTTTGGAAATCCTGATTTGCTTATTATGGATGAGCCTACCAACGATTTGGATTTCGAAACAATCGCTTGGTTAGAAAATTTCTTAGCAAACTATGAAAATACTGTAATCGTTGTATCTCACGACCGTCACTTTTTAGATGCGGTTTGTACACATATTTCTGATATTGATTTTGGAAAAATCAATCACTACTCAGGAAACTATACGTTCTGGTACGAGTCTAGCCAATTAGCGGCAAAACAACGTGCACAGCAAAACAAAAAAGCAGAAGAGAAGAAACAAGAGTTGGAAGAATTTATTCGTCGTTTTAGTGCAAACGTAGCGAAATCGAAACAAGCAACTTCTCGTAAAAAAATGATTTCGAAATTAAATATTGCCGAAATCAAACCTTCAAGCCGTCGTTATCCTGCGATTATTTTCGATCAGGATCGTGAAGCCGGAGATCAGATTTTGAATGTAGAAAACTTAGCTGCATCTGTAGATGGAGAAGTTTTGTTTAAAGATGTTGATTTGAATATGGCAAAAGGCGATAAAATCGTTCTTTTCTCTAAAGATTCACGTGCAACAACTGCTTTCTATGAAATCTTAAATGGAGAACAAAAAGCAGATTCTGGAACTTTTGACTGGGGAATTACAACCAACCAAGCGTATCTTCCAGCTGAAAACCATAAATATTTCGAAAACGATTTGACTTTAGTGGATTGGTTACGTCAGTATGCTAAAACAGAAGAAGAGCGTGACGAGGTATTTATTAGAGGCTTCTTAGGGAAAATGATTTTCTCTGGAGAAGAAGCTTTAAAAACGTCTAGAGTTTTATCTGGAGGAGAAAAAGTACGTTGTATGTTGTCTAGAATGATGATGGAGCGTGCTAATGTATTAATGCTAGACGAGCCTACAAACCACTTAGATTTGGAATCTATTACAGCTTTCAACAACTCATTGAAAAACTTTAAAGGTTCTGTAATCTTCACAACGCATGACCACGAGTTCGCGCAAACTGTTGGTAACAGAATCGTAGAATTGACACCAAATGGAGTTATCGACCGTTATATGACATTTGACGAATATCTTGATGATGAGAAGATTCAGGAACAAAGAAAAAAGATGTACAATCTTTAA